A window of the bacterium genome harbors these coding sequences:
- the pnp gene encoding polyribonucleotide nucleotidyltransferase, giving the protein MIVKKEVEIGGKTFSIETGRYARQANGAVMVRYADTMVLVTAVASAEVKEDQDFFPLQVEYREKTSAAGKIPGGFIKREGRPTEKEILSSRLIDRPIRPLFPESFMNETQVIAFVVSYDGENDADVLGAVGASAALAISDIPFDGPIAEVRVGRINGQLIVNPTHAEIEQSDLELVVAGTSDSIIMVEGESKEVSEDDLLNALRFAQSEIKKLVDLQNELKKEIGKPKWDIKVKEVDPELKKEVLELAGEKFRDIVHSVLTKEERSAKNKKLQEEVTSMLAERFPEQEKVIGSILHDLEKELMRERILTEGIRLDGRNTTQIRPITIELGVLPRTHGSSLFTRGETQSLTTVTLGTKNDEQIIDGLREEYTKRFMLHYNFPPFSVGEVGRMSGVGRREIGHGNLAERALKMVFPGEEVFPYTVRVISDILESNGSSSMATVCAGSLAMMDAGIGISKSVAGIAMGLVKEGDRYAVLSDILGNEDHLGDMDFKVAGTTEGITAFQMDIKIQGISFEIMEKALQQAKDGRHHILGIMNQAISQPREHLSEFAPRLISMKIDQDQIGLVIGPGGKTIQGMQRLFGVEINIEEDGTVNIASPNKENAVKCKEYIKKMTATPEIGETYEGVVTKLMDFGAFVEILPGKEGLLHISQIDNKRVEKVSDYYKVGDKVTVKLIKIENGKFSLSRRELLKEEGKKEKAQNN; this is encoded by the coding sequence ATGATAGTTAAAAAGGAAGTAGAAATAGGTGGAAAAACATTCTCCATTGAAACAGGGAGATATGCACGACAGGCTAATGGTGCTGTTATGGTACGATACGCTGATACAATGGTACTGGTCACTGCAGTTGCATCTGCAGAAGTAAAAGAAGATCAGGATTTCTTCCCTCTGCAGGTTGAGTACAGAGAAAAAACTTCTGCAGCAGGAAAAATTCCCGGCGGATTTATTAAACGCGAAGGTAGACCAACCGAAAAAGAAATTCTCAGCTCCAGGTTGATTGACAGACCAATCCGGCCTCTTTTCCCCGAAAGCTTTATGAATGAGACTCAGGTTATAGCTTTTGTGGTTTCGTATGATGGGGAGAATGATGCCGATGTTCTCGGTGCAGTTGGAGCTTCTGCTGCACTTGCTATATCTGATATTCCTTTCGATGGACCCATTGCAGAAGTTCGTGTCGGAAGAATTAATGGACAGCTAATTGTAAATCCAACTCACGCAGAAATTGAGCAAAGTGATCTTGAACTTGTTGTCGCAGGAACCAGTGATTCAATAATAATGGTCGAAGGCGAATCAAAGGAAGTCAGCGAGGATGATTTACTCAATGCGCTCAGGTTTGCTCAATCAGAAATCAAAAAACTTGTTGATCTTCAAAATGAATTAAAAAAAGAAATTGGCAAGCCAAAATGGGATATAAAAGTAAAAGAAGTTGATCCAGAACTGAAGAAAGAAGTACTTGAACTTGCTGGGGAAAAATTCAGAGATATAGTACATTCAGTATTAACTAAAGAAGAAAGATCAGCAAAAAACAAAAAGCTTCAGGAAGAAGTAACTTCAATGCTGGCTGAACGATTTCCCGAGCAGGAGAAAGTGATTGGCTCGATACTTCACGATCTTGAAAAAGAATTAATGAGAGAAAGAATTCTTACAGAAGGAATTCGTCTTGATGGAAGAAACACGACACAGATAAGACCAATTACTATTGAACTTGGCGTTTTACCAAGAACACACGGATCATCATTATTCACGAGGGGTGAGACACAGAGCTTAACTACCGTTACTCTCGGCACAAAAAACGATGAACAAATTATCGATGGGCTTCGTGAAGAATACACAAAAAGATTTATGCTTCACTACAACTTTCCGCCATTTAGCGTTGGTGAAGTTGGTAGAATGAGCGGTGTCGGAAGAAGAGAAATCGGACACGGCAACCTCGCTGAAAGAGCATTGAAAATGGTTTTCCCGGGTGAAGAGGTTTTCCCATACACAGTTCGTGTAATTTCTGATATACTTGAATCAAATGGTTCATCATCTATGGCAACTGTTTGTGCCGGATCACTTGCAATGATGGATGCAGGTATCGGGATCAGCAAAAGTGTAGCGGGAATTGCAATGGGTCTTGTGAAAGAAGGTGATCGTTATGCAGTTCTGTCTGATATTCTTGGCAACGAAGATCATCTCGGAGATATGGATTTTAAAGTTGCTGGTACCACAGAAGGAATTACTGCTTTCCAGATGGATATTAAAATCCAAGGGATCTCTTTTGAGATAATGGAAAAAGCCTTGCAGCAGGCAAAGGACGGAAGACATCATATTCTCGGAATAATGAATCAGGCAATAAGCCAGCCTCGCGAACATCTTTCTGAATTTGCACCCAGATTAATTTCGATGAAGATTGATCAGGATCAGATTGGATTAGTAATTGGTCCCGGCGGAAAAACAATTCAGGGAATGCAGAGACTATTCGGTGTTGAGATTAATATCGAAGAGGACGGCACAGTCAATATTGCTTCTCCAAACAAAGAGAATGCAGTTAAGTGTAAAGAGTATATTAAAAAGATGACAGCGACACCCGAAATTGGTGAGACTTACGAAGGTGTTGTTACCAAGTTAATGGATTTCGGTGCATTCGTTGAGATACTACCAGGAAAAGAAGGATTGCTTCACATTTCCCAGATTGATAACAAGAGAGTTGAAAAAGTAAGCGATTACTATAAAGTTGGGGATAAAGTTACCGTTAAGCTGATAAAAATTGAAAACGGTAAATTCTCCCTGAGCAGAAGAGAATTATTAAAAGAAGAAGGCAAAAAGGAAAAAGCTCAGAACAACTGA
- the rpsO gene encoding 30S ribosomal protein S15, with translation MTKQEKADIIKKYGGNEKDSGKTEVQVALLTKRINDLTDHFNKHAKDHHSRRGLMMMVGKRRRLLDYLAKKDIERYRSIIKDLNIRK, from the coding sequence ATGACAAAACAAGAAAAAGCCGATATCATAAAAAAATACGGCGGGAATGAAAAAGACTCTGGTAAAACAGAAGTGCAGGTTGCTCTTCTTACGAAAAGAATTAATGACCTGACCGATCACTTTAACAAACATGCAAAGGATCATCACTCACGAAGAGGATTGATGATGATGGTTGGTAAAAGAAGAAGACTGCTTGATTATCTTGCTAAAAAAGATATTGAGAGATATAGATCAATTATTAAAGATTTGAACATCAGAAAGTAA
- a CDS encoding bifunctional riboflavin kinase/FAD synthetase: MKNLFKMRIIKDLAEIKRDEKSVITLGTFDGLHLGHQQIVETVIRKSKQLGGRNYLLTFDPHPRKVIPGRNDIKLLSTLDEKISVLEQLGLENLFVINFTSEFSKQTPEEFVEKYLVNGIGLKEIVIGYDHHFGKGRDGNFELLQELGSKFNYHVTLVPEFSVDGETISSTKIRNALLSGDVVKAAKMLGRFYSFKGKIVRGDGRGKKLGFPTANISIDYEDKLVPAKGIYAAECIVENQKHYGLLSLGSRPTFHKDGDVIPEFYIFDFDRDIYDSIMRVNLVERIRDEEKFNSVEELIVRMKKDEEIGREILSKLIN, encoded by the coding sequence TTGAAAAATCTGTTTAAGATGAGGATAATAAAGGATTTAGCAGAAATAAAGCGTGATGAGAAAAGTGTAATTACACTTGGTACTTTTGACGGACTTCATCTTGGTCATCAGCAGATTGTTGAGACGGTAATCCGGAAATCGAAACAGCTCGGAGGAAGAAATTATCTGCTGACTTTCGATCCTCATCCGAGGAAAGTAATTCCGGGCAGGAATGATATTAAGTTGTTAAGTACACTTGATGAAAAAATTTCGGTTTTAGAGCAGCTCGGTCTGGAAAATCTTTTTGTGATAAATTTCACCAGTGAATTTTCAAAGCAGACACCGGAAGAGTTTGTAGAGAAATATCTTGTGAATGGAATCGGTCTAAAGGAAATTGTAATCGGCTACGATCATCACTTTGGAAAAGGAAGAGACGGAAACTTTGAACTTTTACAGGAGCTTGGAAGTAAATTTAATTATCATGTGACACTCGTTCCTGAATTCAGTGTTGACGGAGAAACAATCAGCAGTACAAAAATCAGGAATGCTCTTCTTAGCGGTGATGTTGTAAAAGCTGCCAAAATGCTTGGAAGATTTTATTCTTTCAAAGGAAAAATTGTTCGGGGTGATGGCAGAGGGAAAAAACTTGGTTTCCCAACTGCAAACATCTCAATTGATTACGAAGACAAACTTGTTCCGGCAAAAGGTATTTATGCTGCAGAGTGTATTGTTGAAAACCAAAAGCATTATGGTTTGTTAAGCCTGGGAAGCAGACCAACTTTTCATAAAGATGGTGATGTGATTCCTGAATTTTACATATTTGATTTCGACAGAGATATTTATGATAGCATAATGCGGGTTAATCTGGTAGAAAGAATTAGAGATGAAGAAAAATTTAATTCTGTCGAAGAATTAATCGTTCGTATGAAAAAAGACGAAGAAATAGGAAGAGAAATTTTAAGTAAACTAATTAATTAA
- the truB gene encoding tRNA pseudouridine(55) synthase TruB, which translates to MKSINRIITNQTLDLPDVNFSEGEIILIDKPSGPTSFQIVNKIRKIIDAKKVGHSGTLDPKASGLMIICTGKKTKLMDSFINLNKTYTGVIRLGLTSPSMDIETECIEIPIPENLNEKKILEVRDSFIGETEQTPPMFSAVKINGKKLYNLARKGKTVEREPRKILIERFDIDRINLPDIHFTITCSKGTFIRVIADDFGKKLNTGAILTELRRTGIGNYQVEDAISINAFLSQFKMKNIVNS; encoded by the coding sequence ATGAAATCCATAAACAGAATAATAACCAATCAGACTCTTGATCTTCCAGATGTTAATTTCTCAGAGGGTGAAATAATTCTCATTGATAAACCTTCCGGTCCGACATCATTTCAGATTGTTAACAAGATCAGAAAAATAATTGATGCGAAAAAAGTTGGTCATTCAGGAACGTTGGATCCGAAGGCAAGTGGCTTGATGATTATTTGTACGGGTAAGAAAACCAAGTTAATGGATAGTTTCATAAATCTAAATAAAACATATACTGGAGTAATCAGGCTTGGTTTAACTTCTCCCTCAATGGATATAGAGACAGAATGTATTGAAATACCAATTCCCGAAAATCTGAATGAAAAAAAAATTCTGGAAGTGCGGGACAGTTTCATCGGAGAAACCGAACAGACTCCGCCGATGTTCTCTGCTGTAAAAATCAACGGTAAAAAACTTTATAATCTTGCAAGAAAAGGAAAAACCGTCGAGCGTGAACCAAGGAAAATTTTGATTGAAAGATTTGATATTGATAGAATAAACCTCCCGGACATTCACTTTACAATAACCTGTTCCAAAGGAACTTTTATCAGGGTTATAGCAGATGATTTTGGGAAAAAGCTGAATACAGGAGCTATTTTGACTGAACTAAGGCGAACTGGTATTGGCAATTATCAGGTTGAAGATGCCATTTCTATAAATGCATTTTTAAGTCAATTTAAGATGAAAAATATTGTAAATTCATGA
- the rbfA gene encoding 30S ribosome-binding factor RbfA: MSSHRIDKVEQLIKEEISYILLNRMQGDDLGFITVTDVKASADLKIAKIYLSVLQKERRELVLNKINLRLGHIRTELAHRIRIKFVPELKFFIDDTLDYVEKIEGLINEIHKQNNNQSDS, translated from the coding sequence ATGTCCTCGCACCGAATAGATAAAGTTGAACAGTTAATTAAAGAAGAGATAAGCTACATTCTGCTTAACAGGATGCAGGGTGATGATCTTGGATTTATTACCGTAACAGATGTAAAAGCAAGTGCGGATTTAAAGATCGCAAAAATTTATCTCTCCGTTCTTCAAAAAGAAAGAAGAGAATTGGTCTTGAATAAAATTAATCTGAGGCTTGGACATATAAGAACCGAACTTGCGCACAGGATCAGAATTAAATTTGTACCAGAACTTAAATTTTTTATCGATGATACACTTGATTACGTTGAGAAGATTGAAGGATTGATAAATGAAATCCATAAACAGAATAATAACCAATCAGACTCTTGA
- the infB gene encoding translation initiation factor IF-2, translating to MADTKEKKIRIYKLATEYNLSADSLVEFLNSKGFKVKNHMSLLEEDMITAINAHYKKDIEKAEHHYKKLAEFHKKRAERASKEAKEEERPEEAPELAPTTETVEPETIIKATEKAVEEVAQIESEKKVEEPVAEQSEEKSEQVQEIKEGKEKEKESRIPKAKGLTVVGKIDLDEKKKKVPAKSDEVKAKSGTDEETDEAAKKKKKPRIRKKKAEGTVEESPEAKKKKRVRRFEVDEREVKEAIRKTLMSMDDVSAPGRASARKRKRKEREALEEKRLEEKTLAGKTLRVNEYISVSELANLMNVPVSDVITKCIELGLMVSINQRLDVETITLVADEFEFDIELQEEYTSDAVEDSEDEQEELQPRPPVVTIMGHVDHGKTSLLDYIRRTNVVAGESGGITQHIGAYKVDLDNGRSITFLDTPGHEAFTAMRARGAQLTDIVVLVVAADDAVMPQTIEAINHAQAAGVPIVVAINKIDKPGANPERLKQQLADRNILVEEWGGKYQSVEISAKHGTKVEQLLEKIILEAEILDLKANPERLARGVVVESELDKGRGITGTILVQKGTLRIGDPFIAGIYQGKVRAMFDERGNKVIEAPPATPVLVLGFEGPPQAGDSFVVVESERVAREIGIKRQQLKREQDQKQIHHLTLDEIAKQISIGGVKELPLIVKGDVDGSVEALADSLLKLSTEEVVVKVIHKGVGGISESDVLLADASRAIIIGFHVRPNLNARKLAEKQHVDIRLYSVIYNAINEVKSALEGLLSPIISEEVTATLEVRDTFKVPKFGTVAGCYVLEGKIARSNKIRLIREGIVIFDGDIGTLKRFKDDVREVDSGYECGLNIANYNDVKVGDIIEAYKLIETKKTLA from the coding sequence ATGGCTGATACCAAAGAAAAGAAAATAAGAATTTACAAGCTCGCTACTGAGTATAATCTATCTGCTGATTCGCTTGTGGAATTTCTGAACAGCAAAGGATTCAAGGTTAAAAATCATATGTCTCTTTTGGAAGAAGATATGATCACAGCCATAAATGCTCATTATAAAAAAGATATTGAGAAGGCAGAACATCATTACAAAAAATTAGCCGAGTTCCATAAAAAACGTGCTGAGAGAGCAAGCAAAGAAGCTAAAGAGGAAGAAAGACCTGAAGAAGCACCAGAATTGGCCCCGACAACTGAAACTGTCGAACCGGAAACCATTATCAAGGCGACCGAAAAAGCAGTCGAAGAAGTTGCACAGATAGAATCTGAAAAGAAAGTTGAGGAACCAGTTGCAGAACAGTCGGAAGAAAAATCTGAGCAAGTACAGGAGATAAAAGAAGGCAAAGAAAAAGAGAAAGAAAGCAGGATCCCGAAGGCTAAAGGTTTAACTGTGGTTGGTAAGATTGATCTGGATGAGAAGAAGAAGAAAGTACCAGCAAAGTCGGATGAGGTTAAAGCAAAATCCGGTACTGATGAAGAAACAGATGAAGCTGCCAAGAAAAAGAAAAAACCAAGAATAAGAAAGAAAAAAGCAGAAGGAACTGTTGAAGAATCTCCTGAAGCTAAAAAGAAAAAACGGGTAAGAAGATTTGAAGTAGATGAGCGCGAGGTTAAAGAAGCTATCAGGAAAACGCTCATGAGTATGGACGATGTATCAGCACCTGGTCGGGCAAGCGCACGAAAAAGAAAAAGAAAAGAACGTGAAGCACTGGAAGAAAAAAGATTGGAAGAAAAAACACTCGCAGGTAAAACTCTAAGAGTTAATGAATACATATCGGTAAGCGAACTTGCGAACCTTATGAATGTTCCCGTCAGTGATGTAATTACTAAATGTATCGAACTTGGTTTAATGGTTTCTATTAACCAGAGACTTGATGTCGAAACTATTACTCTTGTCGCCGATGAATTTGAATTTGATATTGAACTGCAGGAAGAATATACTTCTGATGCTGTTGAAGATAGTGAAGATGAGCAGGAAGAACTTCAACCAAGACCACCCGTTGTAACTATAATGGGTCACGTTGATCACGGAAAAACTTCTCTTCTTGATTATATCAGAAGAACGAATGTGGTTGCGGGTGAATCCGGTGGAATCACTCAGCATATTGGTGCATATAAAGTTGATCTGGATAACGGTCGCTCTATCACATTTCTTGATACTCCAGGTCACGAAGCATTTACAGCAATGAGAGCGCGCGGGGCACAGTTAACAGATATTGTTGTACTCGTCGTTGCCGCGGACGATGCAGTTATGCCGCAGACCATCGAAGCGATAAATCATGCGCAGGCAGCAGGAGTTCCCATTGTAGTTGCCATAAATAAAATTGATAAACCCGGAGCCAACCCGGAAAGATTAAAACAGCAGCTTGCAGATAGAAATATTCTTGTGGAGGAATGGGGAGGCAAGTATCAGTCTGTTGAAATTTCAGCAAAACATGGTACTAAGGTAGAGCAACTTCTTGAAAAAATTATTCTCGAGGCTGAAATACTCGACCTTAAAGCTAATCCGGAAAGATTAGCACGCGGTGTCGTTGTTGAATCAGAACTCGATAAAGGAAGAGGAATTACCGGAACGATTTTAGTACAAAAAGGAACATTGAGAATTGGAGATCCTTTCATTGCCGGAATTTACCAGGGAAAAGTTCGTGCAATGTTTGATGAAAGAGGAAATAAAGTAATCGAAGCTCCTCCGGCTACTCCGGTACTCGTTCTCGGATTTGAAGGTCCGCCGCAGGCAGGTGATTCATTTGTTGTTGTAGAATCTGAAAGAGTTGCCAGAGAAATCGGAATAAAAAGACAACAGCTTAAACGCGAACAGGATCAGAAACAGATTCATCATCTTACACTTGATGAAATTGCAAAACAGATCAGCATCGGCGGTGTAAAAGAACTTCCGCTTATTGTTAAAGGTGATGTTGATGGTTCGGTTGAAGCACTTGCTGATTCGTTGTTAAAACTTTCTACAGAGGAAGTGGTAGTTAAAGTTATTCACAAAGGAGTTGGCGGAATTTCTGAAAGTGATGTACTTCTTGCTGATGCTTCAAGAGCAATTATTATCGGTTTCCATGTAAGACCAAACCTCAATGCAAGAAAACTTGCAGAGAAACAGCACGTTGATATTCGTCTATACAGTGTTATTTATAATGCAATAAATGAAGTTAAATCAGCACTTGAAGGTCTGCTGTCGCCAATAATTTCAGAAGAAGTAACTGCAACCCTCGAGGTAAGAGATACATTCAAAGTTCCGAAATTCGGAACAGTTGCTGGATGTTATGTACTTGAAGGAAAAATTGCCAGGAGTAATAAAATCCGATTGATAAGAGAAGGTATTGTAATTTTCGATGGAGATATCGGCACACTTAAAAGATTTAAAGATGATGTCAGAGAAGTTGATTCAGGTTATGAGTGCGGATTGAATATTGCAAACTATAACGATGTAAAAGTTGGTGATATAATTGAAGCATATAAGCTGATTGAGACAAAGAAAACCCTGGCTTAG
- the nusA gene encoding transcription termination/antitermination protein NusA, which produces MNREIVESFADMVKMKGIDKDVLAGILEEVFTLLVRKKYGEEARCDVVVNMDRGDIEIYLERQIVDEVTDPGTQISIGEVNKRGNEDQLEVGEDYVEKIALASLGRRLITLAKQSLNQKIREIEKDIVYNEYKELVGEIVVGDIYQIRKNDILINHNKNELMLPRDEQIPYEKYKKGETIRAIVKEVRKTGSGPQIIVSRADNMFLRRLFEIEIPEIYDGIIDIKGIAREPGERAKVAVESQDARIDAVGACVGMKGVRIHAIVRELNNENIDVVNYTDDPTLYIQRSLAPAKIKQVEVDEEAKKATVTADSDQVSLIVGRNGVNIRLAMKLTGFEIDVLREQKAFEEYEEDIELIDLKEELGEEVYNTLINNRYDTALEVLTAGAQKLMEIEGFDEEKANSIIELLKAQFEEEE; this is translated from the coding sequence ATGAATCGCGAAATAGTTGAATCTTTCGCCGATATGGTAAAAATGAAAGGCATCGATAAAGATGTGCTGGCAGGAATTCTTGAAGAGGTATTTACTCTTTTGGTAAGAAAAAAATACGGCGAAGAAGCAAGATGCGATGTTGTTGTTAATATGGATCGTGGCGATATTGAAATTTATCTCGAAAGACAGATTGTTGACGAAGTAACTGATCCCGGGACACAAATAAGTATCGGCGAAGTAAATAAAAGAGGGAACGAAGACCAGCTTGAAGTCGGTGAAGATTACGTTGAAAAGATTGCACTTGCTTCTCTCGGAAGAAGACTAATAACACTTGCAAAGCAGAGTCTAAATCAAAAAATACGAGAAATAGAAAAAGATATTGTTTACAATGAATACAAAGAGCTTGTTGGTGAAATTGTTGTGGGAGATATTTATCAGATCAGGAAAAATGATATCCTTATCAATCATAACAAAAACGAATTGATGCTTCCTCGCGATGAGCAGATACCTTATGAAAAATATAAGAAAGGCGAGACGATAAGAGCAATTGTCAAAGAAGTCAGGAAAACTGGAAGCGGTCCGCAGATAATTGTATCAAGAGCCGATAATATGTTCTTGCGAAGATTATTTGAGATAGAAATTCCGGAAATCTATGATGGAATAATTGACATAAAAGGAATTGCCCGCGAACCCGGCGAAAGAGCAAAGGTAGCAGTTGAATCTCAGGACGCTAGAATTGATGCAGTTGGAGCCTGCGTTGGAATGAAGGGAGTTAGAATTCATGCAATCGTCAGAGAATTGAACAATGAGAATATAGATGTTGTTAATTACACTGATGATCCGACTTTATATATTCAGAGATCACTTGCGCCGGCAAAAATCAAACAAGTCGAGGTTGATGAAGAAGCGAAAAAAGCAACAGTTACTGCTGATTCAGACCAGGTATCTCTAATTGTCGGAAGAAATGGTGTGAACATCCGGCTTGCGATGAAGCTCACCGGATTTGAAATAGATGTTCTTCGAGAACAAAAAGCATTCGAAGAATATGAAGAAGATATCGAGCTTATTGATCTGAAAGAAGAGCTTGGAGAAGAAGTCTATAACACTTTGATTAATAATCGTTATGATACTGCTCTTGAAGTGCTTACTGCCGGAGCTCAGAAACTGATGGAAATAGAAGGCTTTGATGAAGAAAAAGCTAACAGTATAATTGAATTGCTCAAAGCTCAATTTGAAGAAGAAGAATAA
- a CDS encoding DUF1049 domain-containing protein gives MRLKIIILSFLFLLFAIIAVQNTIATELKFIFWSIQAPLIVMIVVIFILGLVIGLIFSSNYERKKKKQEAVIQTKKEEKDKTSDSQQFK, from the coding sequence ATGCGGCTAAAAATTATAATTCTTTCATTCCTTTTTCTTTTGTTCGCAATTATTGCTGTGCAGAATACGATCGCGACCGAACTTAAGTTTATATTCTGGTCAATTCAGGCACCGCTTATTGTGATGATTGTTGTGATATTTATTTTGGGTTTGGTTATAGGATTAATTTTCAGCAGCAATTATGAGAGGAAGAAAAAGAAGCAGGAAGCTGTAATTCAAACGAAAAAAGAAGAAAAAGACAAGACTTCGGACTCACAACAGTTTAAATAA
- a CDS encoding S8 family serine peptidase codes for MKKIFTLLCTLFVILVLTVNSQAQSNNSVIHPYLQTILLDAANTEMIDVYATLRDQYSYDDLKQQTAFLPKKERQKEVVRILREYANFQQQDIRNYLENAKQQNLVSKIDILWAANTIVFSAVPEVIYSLAENFEEIAEIRFDPVFDQSLVTDPTEESVEVLPGDVLAPQIGLVLINAPAVWAAGDSGQGVLAANHDSGCDWDHPDLINNIWNNLGEDANNNGRTVIWNGSAWVFDPGDINGVDNDANGYTDDFIGWDFNTNTNDPNSSQTHGTCTAGIVCGDGTNGTQTGVAPKAKLINCELGGESTSWLAIQYSVAAGVDVITSSHSYKWYFSPQPNYPMHRQMNDFELAAGVVHTNSTSNDGNSVGIPFNISAPGNTPTAWIHPDQTLVGGLSSVIGVGNVTAQTDVIASSSPWGPTTWEDLQILHPSYPYPMPLNYQDYPYETVPGSMGLIKPDVSAPGNGTTSTTNGGGYASFSGTSGATPHACGTVALVLSVNPNLTPSEVSMILQTTGVEKGDPGKDNRYGAGRIDAYQAYLLALAMIPVELESFTASANENSVTLNWSTATETNNSGFSVERKTPLDERWIEVGFVPGFGTTTERKSYSFSDANLSMGSYSYRLKQIDFDGTTEYSNEVFAEVGAPTNFALMQNYPNPFNPSTTIEFSIPETSNISVEIYNVIGELVASLINQSLDAGYHKINFNASNLPSGTYVYQLKANGQNGTFVETKKMLLMK; via the coding sequence ATGAAAAAAATATTTACCCTCCTGTGTACTCTGTTTGTCATACTCGTACTTACAGTAAATTCCCAAGCACAATCTAACAATTCTGTAATACATCCGTATCTTCAAACTATTTTACTTGATGCTGCGAACACAGAGATGATAGATGTTTATGCCACATTGCGCGATCAATATTCTTATGATGATCTGAAACAGCAGACTGCTTTTCTTCCAAAAAAAGAAAGGCAGAAGGAAGTTGTAAGAATATTGAGAGAGTATGCAAATTTTCAGCAGCAGGATATCCGTAATTATCTTGAAAATGCTAAACAGCAAAATCTTGTTAGTAAAATCGATATTCTCTGGGCTGCAAATACAATAGTATTTTCTGCCGTACCAGAAGTTATCTACAGTCTTGCAGAAAATTTTGAGGAAATTGCAGAAATAAGATTTGATCCCGTGTTTGATCAAAGTTTAGTTACTGACCCGACTGAAGAATCAGTCGAAGTCCTTCCCGGCGATGTTTTAGCCCCTCAAATAGGTTTAGTTTTAATTAATGCACCCGCAGTTTGGGCTGCTGGTGATAGCGGTCAGGGAGTTCTTGCTGCCAATCATGATTCCGGATGTGACTGGGACCATCCCGATTTAATTAATAATATCTGGAACAACCTTGGTGAAGATGCAAACAATAATGGCAGGACTGTTATCTGGAATGGCTCGGCCTGGGTTTTTGATCCCGGTGATATAAATGGTGTTGATAACGATGCAAATGGTTATACAGATGATTTTATAGGTTGGGATTTTAATACTAACACCAACGATCCGAACTCATCTCAAACTCACGGAACCTGTACGGCAGGTATTGTTTGTGGTGATGGTACGAATGGAACTCAAACTGGTGTAGCACCAAAAGCTAAATTAATTAATTGTGAACTTGGAGGTGAATCAACTTCATGGCTGGCAATTCAATACTCTGTTGCGGCGGGAGTGGATGTAATTACCAGTTCGCATAGTTACAAATGGTATTTTAGTCCACAACCCAATTATCCGATGCATAGACAAATGAATGACTTCGAACTAGCAGCTGGTGTAGTGCACACTAACTCTACCAGCAATGATGGTAATTCTGTTGGAATACCATTTAATATTTCAGCGCCGGGCAATACACCGACTGCATGGATTCATCCTGACCAAACATTAGTTGGCGGATTAAGTTCAGTAATTGGAGTTGGAAATGTTACCGCCCAAACAGATGTTATCGCCAGCAGTTCACCCTGGGGTCCAACTACCTGGGAAGATTTACAAATTTTGCACCCAAGTTATCCTTATCCAATGCCGTTGAATTATCAGGATTATCCTTATGAAACTGTACCTGGTTCTATGGGTTTAATAAAGCCTGATGTCTCTGCGCCGGGTAATGGAACTACTTCAACTACAAATGGTGGCGGTTATGCGTCCTTCAGCGGTACTTCAGGTGCGACTCCCCACGCATGTGGTACGGTTGCGCTTGTTTTATCGGTAAATCCAAATCTAACTCCATCCGAAGTTAGTATGATTCTTCAAACGACTGGTGTAGAGAAAGGGGACCCTGGAAAAGATAACAGATATGGTGCTGGAAGAATTGATGCATACCAGGCTTACCTGCTTGCTCTTGCAATGATTCCTGTTGAGCTTGAATCTTTTACCGCATCAGCAAATGAAAATTCGGTAACATTAAACTGGTCAACAGCTACCGAGACTAACAATTCAGGATTTTCTGTTGAAAGAAAAACTCCTCTTGACGAAAGATGGATTGAAGTTGGGTTTGTTCCCGGTTTCGGAACAACTACTGAAAGAAAAAGTTATTCTTTCTCTGATGCGAATCTTTCCATGGGTTCATATAGCTATCGTCTGAAACAAATTGATTTTGACGGCACAACAGAATACAGCAATGAAGTTTTTGCAGAAGTTGGCGCGCCAACAAATTTTGCACTGATGCAGAACTATCCTAATCCATTCAATCCTTCAACAACAATTGAGTTCTCAATTCCAGAAACAAGCAATATTTCAGTTGAAATTTATAATGTTATCGGTGAGCTTGTTGCGAGTCTTATTAACCAGTCTCTTGATGCTGGTTATCATAAAATCAATTTTAATGCAAGCAACCTTCCGTCCGGAACTTATGTTTATCAACTGAAAGCAAACGGACAGAATGGAACTTTCGTTGAGACAAAGAAAATGTTACTGATGAAATAA